aataaaatagaaggagCACTATATGCGGGGGACTTGTCAGCTAGCTAAACAGTAGCTTCGGACTTTCTCTGAAACTGAGTTGGTGATTGATGCTCaggaaattgaaatgaaaataaaaatctggATGGAAATGAATGGAGGGAAACTTGGGTGATTTGCAGACCATGAAATATAGGAAAAATGCTTTTTATTACAATGAAAAACAGAGTTTTGAGTGGTCCTGGAAATAGAAAACGGATATAGGGTCTGTCCCTTTCTGTTTTGGTTGTGTTAGACTTAAACCAGAAAACAGGGATCAATCTGTTTCATTATCCAATTCTATTGGTGTCTCTTTTACTAGTGTTGATTGATTTTATCTAAATTCAGCGTCTTGTGTTTGCCGGCGAAATGAAAGGGAGTGCAAGATTGGATATTAAAGTGGATAGTTGTTTGTATGACTCGTGGATAATGAATTATACATAATGGATGGGATGATATTTTGAGTTCATTTTCATGGTGAACATGACGTTGTAAAAGTTCTCATTGGGTACGACCATGATGGAATACTTCTTTGTTAGAAATGAAATTCCAACCATATATTTTGCAATTGTGGagatttattttttatagtATCGATGAGTTTataatttcataacatcatTTCTACATGATTGTTCGAGATGAATCAAATGACAAAAGTTTTGCATTTTCCTCCCTTGCAAATGTCCGCTCTTAGTTCACTTTGcattagtttttagttttttcaaATTCTTAGACTTGGTCCTGAGTATTGTTCATGTTGAGAAATCCAACAAAAGTCTCAAAATAGGCTTGTCTACTTACACTAGTACTCGGATTTTTAAAGTACAAGATTTAACCTTTCAATAACATTATCAATCGTGAATTTGAGTTTCGTAATTAGAAATGAATATAAGATTTACGATTGATAATAATGAGTATGAAACTTTTTCATTGCATTTGATAGTTCATAATGAcaaaaaaatgtgaaagtttCTCATTTGTATATATGATCTAAAGAGAAATTGATATTTGCATTGCTATAAGAATGTGTGAGGAATACCAGCGTCTTCGCCCTAGTGCCGCTTCGAAACAAGGACGACGGATGATTGCTGCAATGTGGGAGTTCCCCCCACGTGGAAAGTTGAAAATAAACATTGATGGTGCATTTCGCCATGAGAATGGAGTTGACGGAATTGGTGTGATTGTgagagatgatgatgaagaatttAAAGGTGCCTGGTCACGGTCCCTTACCAATATGTGTTCACCTCTTCACAACGAGTTCAAAGATTGTAGAGCGGGTTTGCTTATAGTCATTCATCAAGGGTGGAAATATATTGTTATGGAGAGCTCTCTCTTTCCGGTCCCcgttttaaccaaaaaaaaaaaaaacatattgtTATGGAAAGTGATTCAGCTGTTTTGGTTACATCATTAAATCAAGATATGGAGTGTTTTTCAAAGGATAGTTGAATTGTTGACGAATgtagagtttttattttattttattttattttattttgaaaagataatcaaagggtttcactttTGCgctcatggtgactcgaactcataacttcgtacataggtagtgggtgctctaatcaCTGAgttaacaccacttcgtcattGACGAATGAAGAGATTATTTGCATGCTTTTGATCCTATTACAATTCGACCTGTATTTCATGAAGCAAATAGTGTAGCTAATAAATTAGCGCACTTTATTAGTTTATGTCAGATTGTCTACCTATATTTGGAGGGGACACTTGCCGCTTTCTTGCAGGACGTACTCGATGAAGATATGTGTAATGCTTATAATAGTGTGGGTTTCAGATATTAAGTCTCCTGATTCACTAAAACTTTATAAATTAATATAGGTGTGGAGATGAGTCTCCTAACGACTTCCAAATCCCGtgctattgaaaaaaaaaaaaaaaagtgccgGTTATCAAATATGAACAAGCAATGAAACACTTTTGTAAATGTAGggcttttttcgtaaataaatAGGAGATTTGGGTAtaagaaaaaacaaaggaaaatcaAATAGTGGTAAACCTACTCTTGAGAGCGGCGGAGTCCTTCACATCTGGTTTCAGCAGCCCTTCCTTGTCGCAGTTCTCTTCTGTTCTTCAAGTTCGGGTAGGTTTGGTGTTTTTCCTTGTCAATCTCTTACTTCAAAGGTTGGCTGTGTTGTTTTAGGGATATGGGCATGTTAAAAGTCTCTCAATTTCTGGGATGAATCTGATGTACTGATTCGAAAATTGAATTCCTTTAGATAAAGAAATTGAGTGgttgtattttcaatttttgctgCATCCAGATAAATTGGTCCACCAGTtagttttagacttttagtgCTAATGTTACAGTTACACTAGTGCTGCTGCTAATACTGAGAGAAAGAATGAGAATAAAGTGGACTACAAAATTCCACTGTGCCAGTTTGATTAAAAGGTTGTGACTTGTGAATGCGGGagtttgttttgtgattaatAAACAATTTTGATGGAGGAATagggctgttttttttttttttcttatggaaACAGTTGGTGTTTTGCAGGTACTTTACTAGTGGTGATATGGCGGAGGAAGGCGGGAAGAGCTTTGCCAGGAGAGACCGGCTTTTAGAGATCGAGGCAAAGGCTCGAAACTGGTGGGAGGAGAAACAAGTTTTCAGGGCAGAGTCTTGTGAAAAGCCTCCCGGACCGGGGGAGAAGTTCTTTGGAAACTTCCCCTTCCCTTATATGAATGGTTTTCTGCATCTCGGACATGCTTTTTCACTCTCGAAGCTGGAGTTTGCTGCGGCCTATCATAGATTGAGAGGCGCAAATGTGCTCCTGCCGTTTGCTTTTCACTGTACTGGCATGCCCATCAAGGCCTCAGCTGATAAGCTTACTAGGGAGATTCAACAGTTTGGAGAACCTCCTGTTTTTCCCGAAAAAGTGGAGAAGGGGAACGAGGAAGTGGAAGTGGAAGCCGAGGATGTCAATGCAGGTGCACCTCCAGCCAAGCATAAGGGAAAGAAGTCGAAGGCTGCATCAAAATCAGGCGGCGAAGTGTACCAATGGGAAATTATGCGAAGCTTTGGCCTCTCTGACAGTGACATATCCAAATTTCAGGATCCTTATAAGTGGTTGACTTATTTTCCCCCATTGGCAGTGGAGGACCTCAAGGCTTTTGGCCTGGGCTGTGACTGGAGACGTTCCTTTATTACTACAGACATGAATCCTTTTTTCGATGCCTTTGTGAGGTGGCAGGTTAGGAAACTGAAATCCATGGGCAAGATTGTCAAAGATCTCCGTTACACGATATACTCTCCGATGGATGGGCAACCGTGTGCAGATCATGATAGGTCCAGTGGTGAAGGAGTTCAGCCTCAAGAATACACTGTCATCAAAATGGAACTGATGGCACCTTTTCCTCCTAAATTGGGAGTGTTGGAGGGGAGAAAAGTGTTCCTTGCTGCAGCAACACTGAGACCTGAGACCATGTATGGACAAACAAATGCATGGGTATTGCCTGATGGTAAGTATGGTGCCTTTGAAATCAATGAAACAGATGTGTTTATTCTTACTCAGAGAGCAGCACGTAATCTTGCTTATCAAAAGTACTCTAGGGTCCCAGAGAAACCTACTTGCTTGGTTGAACTGACTGGTTATGATTTGATTGGCCTTCCATTGAAGTCACCACTAGCACTGAACGAGATTATTTATGCTCTTCCTATGTTGACTGTCCTAACAGACAAAGGTACTGGGATTGTGACCAGTGTACCTACCGATTCTCCGGATGATTATATGGCCTTGCATGACTTGAAATCAAAACCTGCTTTTAGGGCAAAATATGGTGTGAAAGATGAGTGGGTACTGCCCTTTGAGAATATCCCTATCATTGATATTCCAGGATTTGGAAATAATGCTGCGGAAAAGGTCTGTGCAGAACTCAAGATCAAAAGCCAGAATGAGAAAGAGAAGCTAGCAGAAGCCAAGAGGTTGACATACTTGAAAGGATTCAATGAAGGAACAATGATTTTGGGGGAGTTTAAGGGAAGAAAAGTCCAGGAGGTTAAACCCTTGATAAGGAGCAAGCTTATAGAGGCGGGGGAGGCAATATCATATAGTGAACCTGAGAAGCGAGTACTATCACGATCAGGTGATGAATGTGTTGTTGCGCTTACAGATCAATGGTACATCACATACGGGgaaactgaatggaaaaaaCTGGCTGAAGAGTGCTTGTCCGGCATGAATTTGTATTCTGATGAGACACGGCATGGATTTGAACACACATTGAGCTGGTTGAATCAGTGGGCTTGTTCACGATCTTTTGGTCTTGGGACTCGCATCCCCTGGGATGAAGAATTCTTAGTTGAGTCATTGTCTGATTCAACTATTTACATGGCTTATTACACCATTGCTCACTTCCTACACAATGGAGACATGTATGGTTCCAGCAAATCTGCAATTAAACCTGAACAAATGACTGATGAGGTCTGGGATTATGTTTTCTGTGATGGCCCATATCCTAAATCATCTGAGATCTCATCATCAATTCTGAGTAAGATGAAGCAGGAGTTTGAATATTGGTATCCTTTTGATCTTCGGGTGTCTGGCAAGGATCTAATACAAAATCATTTGACCTTCTGCATCTACAATCATACAGCTATTATGTCCAAGAAGCACTGGCCTCGTGGTTTCAGATGCAATGGGCACATAATGCTCAATGCTCAGAAAATGTCCAAGTCTACAGGGAACTTTAGAACAATTCGCCAGGCAATTGACGAATTTTCTGCTGATGCCACTCGGTTTTCTCTGGCTGATGCTGGAGATGGTGTTGATGATGCAAATTTTGCATTTGACACTGCCAATGCTGCAATCCTGCGGCTCACTAAAGAGATCTCATGGACGGAAGAAGTTTTGGGTGCAGAGTCTTCTTTGAGAACAGGCCCCCCAACTACTTATGCTGATAGGGTCTTTGCGAATGAGATAAATATTGCTGTGAACAGGACTGAGCAGAATTACAGCGGTTACATGTTCCGAGAAGCCCTCAAGACTGGATTTTATGATCTTCAAGCTGCTAGGGATGAGTATCGGTTTTCATGTGGTGATGGGGGAATGAACCGTGATTTGGTGTGGCGTTTTATGGATGTGCAGACACGTCTTATTACTCCAATCTGCCCACACTATGGAGAATACGTATGGAAGGAACTTTTGAAGAAGGACGGGTTTGTGGTAAACGCAGGATGGCCTTTGGCTGACGCTCCGGACCTAACCCTCCAGAGTGCCAATAAGTATTTGCAGGAATCAATCATTTTAATGAGGAAGCTCCTCCAAAAGCAAGTTTTAGGCTCAAAGAAGGGTAATAAGAAGGGTACTCCAGTTACAGTGTTGACAGAAGACCACAATCTAACTGGCTTAATTTATGTGAATGAGCACTTTGATGGATGGAAGGCAGAGTGCCTGAAAATCCTCCAAATTAACTTTAACAGAGACGGTCGTACTTTTTCTTCAGACAAGGTGATGCAAGAAGCATTGCAAAAAAGTTCTATTGGTCAGTCGAAAGATTTTAGACAAATCCAAAAGCTTTGTATGCCTTTCATGAAATTCAAGAAGGATGAGGCAATTGCAATTGGGGCTCAGGCCTTGGATTTGAAGCTGCCTTTTGGCGAGATTGAGGTCCTGCAAGAGAACTTGGACTTAATTAAGAGACAACTTGGTCTTCAAGAGGTAGAAATATTGTCTGCTACAAATCCTGATGCACTTTCTAAAGCAGGTTCTCTTGTCAAACTGTTAGAGCAGAATCCTCCAGCACCCGGAAGCCCTACTGCCATCTTCTTGACCTGGTAATTATAATCCTTTTGATACTGTTATATTCTGCAGTCTTTTTGCAGTTATTCATTGGTATTTGCATATATTGATGATAAACATTTGTTCATATCTTTTCAACCCTTTCCTGCTGATATACATATATGTCCTATGTGGTTGCATAAAGAGAAATGTCGCCATTGATTTGTATTTTTGTGTATCTACCGACTTTGTATATAGACATTCGATTGTATAATATGTAGTGTTTGTGTTTTTCGAGCTCTGTATTGGTGCGCTTGAATTATATTGTATTATTAAAAAATTGCTCTGTTCTGAGTTCTGGAACCAGTTTTGTTTTACTCATCTCATACTTATGATGTTGTCCCTAATGTTATTCAGTAGTCATTCCTGGTTTCTTTGTTGTTCTCTTCACTGTAGCTTTCATTCTCCTGCTTTTTGCCGATAATCGTAATGAATGTGTTCATTTGTATTTTGGTTATCCTTTGCTTAGTTTTTATGATTATGGGTCTGCCGTCTTTTGGACTTATGCCGGATGAACCTCATTTCTGTTTCTTTGTGTAGACCATCAATAGGTGATAAAGAGCTCCATAATAGTCAATAAACTATTTTGCGGAACTGGAAGATGATATTCATGTACTCTGGTGGGGAAGGAAGTCAGGAAGTGCATATATTGCTGCCCCCATTGTTGGTTCAACGAAGTGAAGAATTGATGGTCTGGGTGAGAGTCTTTGAGAGTGTGATGCactatatttgaatttttgagTATTGGGTTAATTCCCCTTTGACTTGCGAACTATGTAGTTTTGTTCTAGGGCTGCATCTTACGGACAGCTAAGTTTGTTCGTAGTACATCTGGATTTGTTAACTTATCAACAGTATTCTACTTTTCAACCAAATTATTTCAAGAAGAAAACTTCTATGATACATTAAgatacattaatgtactaatacatcaagtagactaaaTTTGATATAAAGGTAGACCGACTCCATGAAACAGCAGACTAGCTTGAATTGGTCTACCTCTGTATCGAGGTAGTCTACCTCTGTATAGaattagtctacttgatgtataggtacattaatgtaccataGAGGCATAGACATCTCTTCCAAGAATATGAGTCCTTGTCAACAAGTTTGATTGGATCCAAAGTATACAGACGGGAGTGtgcatcctttttttttttcctcctcttttttGGTTACCTGGTGTTATATGGATCCCATATTCAACAGAAGCAATGACATATATGTCATCCTATTGGAAACACAGACAATTTCTCATGAGATATTTACTCAGGGAAGAATGACCATCCTAGCTGCACCTATTGAAGTTTGTTTAGATCCATTCAGTACATCTGGATTTGTTATCTTATCAACAGTATTCAACCAAAACAACAGTTTTTATATTTCAagaatagaggataagttcaggtatcatttgtgataataatctCCTGGTTGATAGTTTGATTGGATCCAAAGTACACAGATGGGAGTGTAtatccttttttcttttattttttttctcttttttggtTACCTGGTGTTGTATGGAACCCATATTCAACAGAAGCAATGACATATATGTCATCCTAATGGAAACTCAGACAATTTCTCATGAGATATATTCTCAGGGACGAATGATCGGTCTAGCTGCACCATCCCTGTGAGTTGTGACCAGGAATATCATAGTGCCTTGATCTCCCTTTCTGTTTTTTATCAAAACCTTCTGTTGCTGATATTTCTGTGTTCTTCTTCTACTTTTCCTGGGGTGATCATCAAGTTATGTAGATAAGAGAGTGGTGGGATATTGTTGAAGTTTGGCGAGTAGTTTGTTGATTTTTCTTATTTCACCTGATTAAGAAAGACAACGGGAAGGCGAGGACTCAAAGGAGGATAAGCTTAAGGTTGAGAGTTGATGCTTCTGGGTCTGCTGATATTCAGACGTCAGAGGAAGCGTTACTCCAATAGTCCTCATTGTAGTTGGGATTGTATATATGGCGCATATAATTCTTTTACCCATCACTTTTACATAGAAACCGCTAACAAGGAAGGCGATTCCGACGTGTATTGCAGTCTGGTTGgatcctttcttcttttatatTCCGATCATCGATCAGGAAAACAAGTGGAGTTGACAAAAAAACTGAGGAATACACCTGCTCTGTTGCCATCACTGACGGATTTTGCTAGTGATCGCATATTGCCATATTGTATCTCCTTCGTAAGCATTTCACAATTGAATGAATGTATTGGGCTTGGAGGCAGATCCGAACAATCTAAATTGGAGTGGGCTTTTAGCGAATAGAGGCTAAAGCCTCGCttaaaccctagcaaagctcccCTATAAAACTACCGCCCCTCGAGTCTCGACTCGCTTCAGTCGCCAAGGGTACTTCAATTCAAGCAATTCAGCAACTCTGTATTTCCTCTTCCCATCCCAGAATATCAGAGCTGATGATGGTTTCAGATTCATGTTTAACTTCTTCAATCTCTCTGAATAGATTTCACAATTtctctttgtttattttccaaaaaaccAATAATCATATTTTCTTGCCTTTTTTTATGGTTTTCCAAAGATTTCAGTTGCTGAGGCCGGTGATGATTTAAACATTCTGTATTGCCTACATTGCTTGATTATCTGGCTCACCCAGATagtgataaatgaaaatatAATCTGAGGCCTCGCTggaatcaatttcaatttctcaaGTGAAATATGCTTTATGCTTTGTCTGCTTATTCTTTCTATAATCATATTCGCTTTGCTGTGCTTGAATTTTGGTTGTTTGGTATGATGGTATCTGAAGAAATTGAAAACGAATCTCCTTTCTACAAGAGTAGAGACGAGGGACAAATATTGTTCATGTCTATTCGttggagaaaaaaagaaagatgaatGGACCAGCAAACAAGACGAAGCAATATAATTAAAGAACGAACAAACCCAAATTCACAGATCAGTAGTATAACGTGAAAGGTCTGGAGTTTGCATTTACAATCTTGAAAAATCCAGTTCTCAAAGTGTGATTTAGCGGACAGAAATAAGGACGTGCACACATCCACTATGGAATATAGGTGAATCGAATATCAAAACATGTTGTATGTTTTTCCCATTCCGTGGAAATcatttttggaattttttttcaaattaacaGAGATCATGGATAGAAGGGAGAGGACGGAGAAAAAGGGTAGGAGGAGGGGAGAAGGAATAGGAGACGAGAGAAGGAAGATCGAACAAGGAAGAAAAAGGGAAGAAGGAAAAGGAGGTGATGGTTCTCGTTTTGTTTTCTCATTTTGGAAGATAGATTTGTGATTTGTCAATTAAAATTTGTGATGTAAAGCCTTTGTGAATGGCTATTATATTAAGCAAAGTACCAAACAGTTGAATAATTCTAGTTTAGATTAACAATAATTAATCGGACTTTGATTTTATATCATTGCCTTCGATTAGGTTTGGTAATTCATATTATGAAGCTGCTTGTACATCTGGGGATATCagatatttattatttatagaGATTTGATTCATGAGTTATCTTGTGGGAGCGTTGGTATGTAATATCATGAGAATCCTCTAGCCAAAAGAGGGTGGTGTTTATGTTGCGCATATTCTTATGTTTATGATGTGACCATGATTAATGACATGTATATCGGGTTTAGGTAATCCTACTTTTTGATAGCTAATACATAATTAACGGGTGTGTAATGGTAGCCCATTATTATTAATGGATCGGGCTTAGGTAGTTTTAGGTTTTGATAGTTAATACATAACTAACGGAGTAACGGGTGTGTAATGACAGCCCATTATTATTAATGAATCGGGCTTAGGTAGCTAAACGGGTGTGCAATGGCAACTCTTTATTAGTGTATTGGGCTTAGGTagtctaagagcatctccaacagtagaatttattttttagttaaatttagctaaacttgtgaattatagctattgatttaacaatgttgctccatCAATGATAGCTATTTGTAATTGATATATTATGTTTCATCGAAtcataaactgacatgtggacaaaagaggagagagaaatataacttttgctttaacTATGTAggattctctagctaaatatggctagccaatttagctaaagttaaatatagctaagctatagctagtctgttggagctgaattttgcttcaaaaatagttaaatatagctaaaaattaaatttagctactctgttggagatgctctaaggctTGAATAGCCAAGACATTACTAACAAATGTGCAATAACAGCCAATTATTAGTATATTGGTCTTAGGTAGCTCAAGGTTTGAATAGCTAAGACATAGCTAACAAGTGTACAATGGAAACCCAAATTATCACATTGTTTAATTATGTGCTATGGCTTTTGTTTTGGGGAAAATCGTGTGATCATCAAACCAATGGGTTGATCTTATTTTGTTTGGAAGTTTACTTGTTAAACAAAAAGATAGATGTGCTGttatttgaaacttgaaagagaATAGTGAAATCAATCATCAATGTACATGTAATTTTTTGAGACAATTGCTTGTTTtaattgtaatttattttaagttCGGTCAATAATAACGTTTTGATCTAAATTTCGAG
This portion of the Rosa chinensis cultivar Old Blush chromosome 1, RchiOBHm-V2, whole genome shotgun sequence genome encodes:
- the LOC112192840 gene encoding leucine--tRNA ligase, cytoplasmic isoform X1, producing the protein MRIKWTTKFHCASLIKRYFTSGDMAEEGGKSFARRDRLLEIEAKARNWWEEKQVFRAESCEKPPGPGEKFFGNFPFPYMNGFLHLGHAFSLSKLEFAAAYHRLRGANVLLPFAFHCTGMPIKASADKLTREIQQFGEPPVFPEKVEKGNEEVEVEAEDVNAGAPPAKHKGKKSKAASKSGGEVYQWEIMRSFGLSDSDISKFQDPYKWLTYFPPLAVEDLKAFGLGCDWRRSFITTDMNPFFDAFVRWQVRKLKSMGKIVKDLRYTIYSPMDGQPCADHDRSSGEGVQPQEYTVIKMELMAPFPPKLGVLEGRKVFLAAATLRPETMYGQTNAWVLPDGKYGAFEINETDVFILTQRAARNLAYQKYSRVPEKPTCLVELTGYDLIGLPLKSPLALNEIIYALPMLTVLTDKGTGIVTSVPTDSPDDYMALHDLKSKPAFRAKYGVKDEWVLPFENIPIIDIPGFGNNAAEKVCAELKIKSQNEKEKLAEAKRLTYLKGFNEGTMILGEFKGRKVQEVKPLIRSKLIEAGEAISYSEPEKRVLSRSGDECVVALTDQWYITYGETEWKKLAEECLSGMNLYSDETRHGFEHTLSWLNQWACSRSFGLGTRIPWDEEFLVESLSDSTIYMAYYTIAHFLHNGDMYGSSKSAIKPEQMTDEVWDYVFCDGPYPKSSEISSSILSKMKQEFEYWYPFDLRVSGKDLIQNHLTFCIYNHTAIMSKKHWPRGFRCNGHIMLNAQKMSKSTGNFRTIRQAIDEFSADATRFSLADAGDGVDDANFAFDTANAAILRLTKEISWTEEVLGAESSLRTGPPTTYADRVFANEINIAVNRTEQNYSGYMFREALKTGFYDLQAARDEYRFSCGDGGMNRDLVWRFMDVQTRLITPICPHYGEYVWKELLKKDGFVVNAGWPLADAPDLTLQSANKYLQESIILMRKLLQKQVLGSKKGNKKGTPVTVLTEDHNLTGLIYVNEHFDGWKAECLKILQINFNRDGRTFSSDKVMQEALQKSSIGQSKDFRQIQKLCMPFMKFKKDEAIAIGAQALDLKLPFGEIEVLQENLDLIKRQLGLQEVEILSATNPDALSKAGSLVKLLEQNPPAPGSPTAIFLT
- the LOC112192840 gene encoding leucine--tRNA ligase, cytoplasmic isoform X2 translates to MAEEGGKSFARRDRLLEIEAKARNWWEEKQVFRAESCEKPPGPGEKFFGNFPFPYMNGFLHLGHAFSLSKLEFAAAYHRLRGANVLLPFAFHCTGMPIKASADKLTREIQQFGEPPVFPEKVEKGNEEVEVEAEDVNAGAPPAKHKGKKSKAASKSGGEVYQWEIMRSFGLSDSDISKFQDPYKWLTYFPPLAVEDLKAFGLGCDWRRSFITTDMNPFFDAFVRWQVRKLKSMGKIVKDLRYTIYSPMDGQPCADHDRSSGEGVQPQEYTVIKMELMAPFPPKLGVLEGRKVFLAAATLRPETMYGQTNAWVLPDGKYGAFEINETDVFILTQRAARNLAYQKYSRVPEKPTCLVELTGYDLIGLPLKSPLALNEIIYALPMLTVLTDKGTGIVTSVPTDSPDDYMALHDLKSKPAFRAKYGVKDEWVLPFENIPIIDIPGFGNNAAEKVCAELKIKSQNEKEKLAEAKRLTYLKGFNEGTMILGEFKGRKVQEVKPLIRSKLIEAGEAISYSEPEKRVLSRSGDECVVALTDQWYITYGETEWKKLAEECLSGMNLYSDETRHGFEHTLSWLNQWACSRSFGLGTRIPWDEEFLVESLSDSTIYMAYYTIAHFLHNGDMYGSSKSAIKPEQMTDEVWDYVFCDGPYPKSSEISSSILSKMKQEFEYWYPFDLRVSGKDLIQNHLTFCIYNHTAIMSKKHWPRGFRCNGHIMLNAQKMSKSTGNFRTIRQAIDEFSADATRFSLADAGDGVDDANFAFDTANAAILRLTKEISWTEEVLGAESSLRTGPPTTYADRVFANEINIAVNRTEQNYSGYMFREALKTGFYDLQAARDEYRFSCGDGGMNRDLVWRFMDVQTRLITPICPHYGEYVWKELLKKDGFVVNAGWPLADAPDLTLQSANKYLQESIILMRKLLQKQVLGSKKGNKKGTPVTVLTEDHNLTGLIYVNEHFDGWKAECLKILQINFNRDGRTFSSDKVMQEALQKSSIGQSKDFRQIQKLCMPFMKFKKDEAIAIGAQALDLKLPFGEIEVLQENLDLIKRQLGLQEVEILSATNPDALSKAGSLVKLLEQNPPAPGSPTAIFLT